From Qingrenia yutianensis, the proteins below share one genomic window:
- the spoIIAB gene encoding anti-sigma F factor has translation MRENSAKITVMSRSENESFVRAAVSAFVSQLDPTLEELADIKTAVSEAVTNSIVHGYAEKKGDIMIDIYIKDDKVKITVTDNGCGIADVKEAMQPLFTTNTDGERSGMGFTVMETFMDNISVNSIVDVGTKVTMEKTIGLRTL, from the coding sequence ATGAGGGAAAACAGTGCAAAAATTACGGTTATGTCAAGGTCGGAAAACGAATCGTTTGTCCGTGCGGCGGTGTCAGCATTTGTGTCACAGCTTGACCCGACTCTTGAAGAGCTTGCCGACATAAAAACCGCGGTATCGGAGGCGGTGACAAACTCGATTGTTCACGGATACGCCGAGAAAAAAGGCGACATCATGATTGATATATACATAAAGGACGACAAGGTTAAAATCACCGTCACTGACAACGGCTGCGGAATTGCGGATGTGAAAGAGGCTATGCAGCCGCTTTTTACAACCAACACCGACGGCGAACGCTCGGGAATGGGATTTACTGTTATGGAAACCTTTATGGATAATATCAGCGTTAATTCCATTGTTGACGTCGGCACAAAGGTGACAATGGAAAAAACCATTGGTTTGAGGACGCTTTGA
- a CDS encoding STAS domain-containing protein: protein MQIIFQAKDKTLIVKLIGELDHHVAGGVKERIDKKITSSNLTNLVFDFSALSFMDSSGIGVVIGRYKLVKSLGGRTVIVSNTKSLDRLLNIAGIKKIISVESDIDGAFSALEEG, encoded by the coding sequence ATGCAGATAATTTTTCAGGCAAAAGACAAAACGCTGATTGTAAAGCTTATCGGTGAGCTTGACCACCACGTTGCGGGCGGTGTGAAGGAACGGATTGATAAAAAAATTACGTCTTCCAATCTTACAAATCTGGTATTCGATTTTTCGGCGCTTTCGTTTATGGACAGCTCGGGCATCGGCGTTGTGATAGGGAGGTACAAACTTGTAAAATCACTGGGCGGACGCACGGTTATAGTGTCAAATACAAAGTCGCTCGACAGGCTTTTGAATATTGCCGGGATTAAAAAAATAATCAGCGTCGAGAGTGACATTGACGGCGCGTTCAGCGCACTTGAGGAGGGTTAA